One Tachypleus tridentatus isolate NWPU-2018 chromosome 3, ASM421037v1, whole genome shotgun sequence DNA window includes the following coding sequences:
- the LOC143245928 gene encoding protein SpAN-like, which produces MEGRLILILLYMKLCGLGVRTQEITSLGRWKPIDRSMVPVEFRNPRTVTHCDVTVEKLEGWISTPNYPLEYNDFLSCSYIIHRFSSDICVVDMTIVDFDLEKTPGCRGDYLDLNVDIPGQKICGSLMSGTEKKLKFCQERGV; this is translated from the exons ATGGAAGGAAGGTTAATATTAATTTTGCTGTACATGAAACTATGTGGACTTGGTGTTAGAACACAAGAAATAACTTCTTTGGGACGTTGGAAACCTATTGATAGATCAATGGTTCCG GTTGAATTCAGGAATCCCAGAACAG ttacacaCTGTGATGTCACTGTCGAAAAATTGGAAGGGTGGATTTCCACACCAAATTACCCGTTGGAATATAATGATTTTCTATCTTGTTCTTACATCATTCATCGTTTTAGTAGCGACATCTGTGTAGTAGATATGACAATTGTTGATTTCGATTTGGAAAAGACTCCCGGTTGTCGGGGAGATTATCTTGATTTGAATGTGGACATTCCTGGTCAGAAAATTTGCGGTAGTTTAATGTCCGGCACCGAAA agaaaCTGAAGTTTTGCCAGGAAAGAGGAGTTTGA